Below is a genomic region from Eremothecium sinecaudum strain ATCC 58844 chromosome V, complete sequence.
TACAATTATTATCGCAATTCAAGTTAATTAAGTTAACAGAGGTTCCTATTGTAAATCTAACGGCCCCTCTAGAGTTAGCTAATGAACTGCTGCCGGTTGAAACGGATATGGCAATCTTTAAGGAAAAACTATACGATTCTGAGTTGCAATCGAAAATACTTGACAGCTTGTCACAGATCACAAAGAACTGCATTGGTATATATGGTAAGAAGATCAGATATGTGTTAACTCAAAGGGATAAATTCAGGCATGAGGACGTGAGCGAAAGAGCGATTACTTCCGAAGAGTCGCCCATTGGCGAGTTTTTACAGCCTACAGAAATAACTTTAGGTTTAGAATTTGCGGCGTTGGTTAGTAATCGGAACTTTGATAGCACAGAACGCTCACTGCAAAAGTTGACCATCCAAGTTTTGGGCAAGTTTGCGGCCTACctaaaagaaaaagaatATCCTCGCATAGATCAGTATACCTTGGAACTAAAACGATTCAGTCGTACGAAACCAGGTTACTACTCTGAAGCCATGGCGAGGCTTCCCTACTGGGGTCATTCAATGCATAGGATGTTCGCTATGCTTTTAAGAATTAAATACTTGATGGATATCACTCAAGCCATTTTAAGGCAAGCATTTTTACCAAACAAGGACTATTTTAACGATAATATAACGCTAATGTTTTGCGAGAATTTGTACCAGTTCAGGTTAATGACTGATGCACTAGAGGATGCCTGTTCTGATGACACtatattttcaaataatGTAACTGAGATGCTTACGAAATACCATTACATTACTGAGCAGATTAAAGTACAATTTAGCAGTGTCATAGATACCTACAAGAAGCAAGTTCAGAGTACTGTAAATGAaatgaaaataataatgaaattaGTTGAAGAGTTCCACAGCCGGTGGAAAAATCTTCATGATAAAGACAACAGTAAAGATTACAGTAAGCTATGTGATCTATCGCCTAAAGAATTAGCCAAGAAGGTTAATGAAAAGTATGAGAAAGATAAGCTGACATTTGAGTCGGTAATGGCTGACAGAATAAGAAAGAAGGCGATAGTAACGGACCTAATATACAAGCCCGATGAATATGATGATGAATCCAGCGACAGTGACAGTGATTCTGAAGACGATGACAGTCATCGAGAAGAATATGCAGAATGTTGTTCTCCACATTTGCCATGTGGTCGCTCGATTATGGACCTATTCAACCAAAGTCCTAAGCATTTAATCAAAAACGGTTATTACGCTTTGCAGTCTCCGACTGCACCAGACATGGTTGCAAAACTATCAGCTCAATTAGTGCCTAAAACACCACGCGAATACGACCCCGAGGAAGCTATTTCTCCGCGATGGATATTTGAGGATAAAAACTACTGTAGATCTAGAACACTGTCACCACCTCTGTCAGCAAAGATACCATCATCACCAGAATGTGGAAGGAGGCGCTCAAATTCTGCTCAAGCGTGTAGACCACAAGCAAAATCAGCTCAAGCAGCTAAAAGGTCTCATTCCTTGCAGTCAGCGCCCTCGCCTGATAACAAAAATCATCCAAGAAGCCCAATACGCATGACTGATACGAAGTATGCGTCTAAATCAGCACAATTAAAACGCTATAAGAATACATCTCCTCACATCATCAGACTAAAGAGACCTAAGACTGCTGCAACTGAAAAACAATCTTGTTCCTCATTTGCTAAGTACCACAGAGACCCTATTTCGGCTCGCGGACAAGTATCGTTGGATGAAGCACTAATAGGTTCCGCTTCAACTGACAGTTCTTTTAATGACGGATCAATATCGACTAAGTCCCCAGAAGTCCTAAAATCTGCTATGTCGGGCCGAAGCTGTAAAAGTGCAAGCAGTTCCAAAAGTCGCTGTACACTTAAGAAAGTCAGATTTGTTGGTGTTCCACCACCAACCCCCGAAGACGTTAAATGTAAAGGATCACCCTCATTCCATCACGTAAGTGCTACTACTCAACCTACAAAACTCAAAGCATCCGCAATTCTGAATGAGGGCTACAGATTTTGCCATAATTTACGTGAAAAAGGAGCTACAAAACGTGTCACAGTACGACCAAAAAAGGACACTAATGCTGTTTCAGCAAGTACAGAAAATGATTCGGAATCAGTGATATCAGCAGGTCATTTTACGGCGAAGCTAATGAGTAAATTAATTGGCTAGTGCAAACTAGAAGTTCTGATGTCTTCATTAATCCTGTTCTGTAGCGGCTTGTGAAGAGGCCATTTTAATGTAGTAAGATATTTTTCTCTGgaataaaaatattataatgtaataaatatatatatacatatatatatatattgaTAGAACATTTGTTGATACTTAAAAGCAGTACTTCACAGGAGTCTAGCGGAATTCCAGAGCCTAGATGAGTACGAAATCGTTTACTTCATTACTTCCAGAGCCTAAAAATATTAATACTAATAATGAAATTGAGGCTATAAGGTCTTTACCATCGAGCAATGAGCCTAAGGGTGATGATATATTAGTTAGTGTTGCAGAGCAAAATATAGCGTCAGAGGTCTCATTTCAGGATTTCATTCCAATTAGGCAGCGTGATTTTGATATAAACATTCCTTTACCCTCTGATGCTAGTGTTAATGAGACATATGTGAAGACTAAAGCTTTTTTTGATACATTAATAAACACGAAACTTCGTGCAGCAGGCGATAATAGAAAGACCCACGATAGTATAGACGAGTCCATTAAGGTTCAAGGCGGATTTGGTAATCAGGAGAATGAACGTATCGTCAGGGTTGTAGACCATGTTTCTGACCCGCTTCAGCCTTCGCATATGAAGATTAAAAAGGTTCTTGCAAAACCCTCAGAGGAGCCACCTGCTCCTATTTTGCATAAAAGTGATGCGAGGCTTTCAAAGGAAGAGCGGGACAAGTGGGAAATTCCGGCTGCTGTTTCTAGTTGGAAGAATCCAAACGGATATACTATAGGACTCGATAAGAGGGTAGCTATGGATGGGAGGTATACAGAGTCCGAAATGGGTGGCCATGAACTCAGCGAGAGATTTGTCGAGTTAGCTGAAGCATTAGATTTTGCAGATAAGAAGGCCAGGAAGGAGCTTGCAGAGAAGGCGGAAGCAAGGAAACAACTTGCAGAATTAGAGTCCAGAGAGAAAGAGGAGAAACTTCGAAAACTGGCTCAAAAGGCTAGAGAAGAAAGAGAGAGGTCCAGGTATCAACGAAACCAGAAAAACATGGGTCCTGAAGTTGAGGCTTCTCGTAGAGAGTACGAACGAAATCAAAAAATGCAGCAAATGGACAAGGAGGTACGGTTATCGAAACTAAGTACCGCGGACAAGTTAAGAGCTTTGGCGCATGCGCAAGGGAGAGACGTATCTGAAAAAGTAATATTGGGGGCTGCAAAATCTTCAGACGCTCCAGAAGTGCATTATGATGCGCGATTGTTTACTAGAGGAGCCAATGCAGCAGCAAAACGCTCAGAAGATCAAACATACGATACTCCATTATTCTCGCAACGCGACCTAGGTTCAAGATTTATATCAGCGAAGTTTACAAAGGCTGAAACAACAATAGAAAAAACGATTAGTAGCATAAAAGAGGACGTCCGGTTTGATGAACTCCACGGAAAACGTTCTAGGGCAGGGTCAGAAAACTCATCTGAGATGGATCATAAGAATGATGATGACTCTAAGGTTTACGGTCTCCAGGTTAAAAAGCATAAAAGTTAGGTAGAATAATTAAATAATTTTAAACAATTAAACCTTTTAAGAAATGGTTCATTTTTAGTCATTTGCGTCGTCGCCACtaatatttttaaattcCGATAGCATTGTCGGGCTATAAGTCTTCGAGCAAAGTTTCTTATTCCTATATATAGCGTAATTCTCTACTTTCTTTATTGTCCCACTGACCTTTACAGGATTAATAATTAGATTTGATACTGTATCGATCTTCTTTATCAATGTCAGGGCTATTATGATCAGTTGGTAGTCGTCTCGACTACATCGCAGAATTCCAGTTGAAGttttatttgaaaaatacTTCATGTTCAATAAATACTTAGCTCTCCCTACCCCAAAGTCTCCAAAATTAATCTGTAATATTCTGTGCAATTCCTGCATTATAGTTTTATTCGTTATTACGGGCGATGAGGTCCTATGATGAGCCAACAAAATATCGTTTGATGAGTTAAGGCCTAGTTCATCGTAAGATTCATTTAATTCCATAGGGGGGTATAATATCTCAAAAAGTATGTAACGGCATTTTAGTCTAACCATTATGTCCTGCTGTCGCAAATGCCTGATTTACCTTAGTGGTCTGTTTAATATTAAGGTTCCTTGTGTACCAAAAATTTTTCGCTTAATGCAGTACCTTAATGAAGACATAAACGAAAGAAAAACACGATTAACCTTGAAGCTTTGCTGAATGACGAGTATATGAATTAGTTTATGTAGTCTAAGAATAGAATTAGTAATCCAAATATAATGGACATGTAGATGATCATCAACGCAGATTTTCCACCGCGCTCTTGAGCTTTTCGTAGCTGGCGGTTTCCCTGCTGTATATCCAAAGTAACATCCTCATTGTTGTAAAGCAAAGTGTTAATATTCTCTGTCTGAACTTGAAGATGTGTGGCTAGTTCATTTTGAAGCGATGCAACTTCCATTACTGTCTTAGACAACTTCTGCACTTTCATTAACTCCTTTGTCTTTTGATTTAGAAGTTCTTCATGCTCCGTTTCCAATTCCTGGATTTGTTGTTGTGATAACATAGACATAGTGTCCTCATATTGTTTTATTTCATGCTTTGTAGTTTCTATTGCGGGAGTCTGCGCAACAGATGCAATTTGATTCGCTCGCATATACAATTGAGCATTAAAATCAATAGAATCCAATTCCTGTTGTCTGTGGAGTCGTGCTCTTTGCATCTGTGAAAGCTGCATAGACGTTTTAGATAACCACATGCCCACCGATTGCAGTACACCATTTCTAAATTGGTTGTTTGTTTTGTGAAATTCGTTGATTTCTTTTGATTTACCACTGAGAAGACCAAAAAGGTCAGTTGCAGTATCTATAAGCGCTTTAGACTCCATTAGGTTCTGCCTTTTCATTTCATAGCGCTCCAAATACTTTAGTTTTTCTATATACTGCTGCAATTGTAATCTAGCTTCCACATCAAAATCATCCTTTTCCTTCTCTGACATCTCTACTTCACTCATGTACGACTTTTCCAATGATAAAATCACCTTCTTAAGCTCAAATATATGTTTCAGAAGCTCATAACACTCCTTAATAAAACTATCTTCCACGCGGAACTTTCCTCTCAATTGCTTTCTCTTCTCCACATCTTCAGACCACTGAGTTGCTTCATGGGTATTTTCGGTTTCCTTAATCACCTCAACATATCTATTAAACAAATGTGTTAAATCAGGCATGATGCAGGGTCACAAGCCTTCAGTACCATCAATAACCTCCCCAACTTATGTCTAAGCGGTTTCTAAGGATATATTAACTGAGGATAATTAAGCTTCAAAGATCATTAGTCACGAAACACGAACTCGATGAGAAATACGCCAAATGGGCTAAGATGGGCTACTGTTACTAGCTAGTTCTTAATGGTGCTTAATTTATTCTACTTGTGACCAGATTTCAGGCAGATTATATAGACATTATGGAGAAACCTAATTATGCTGAAAAACAGTACCTAGACTTATGTGCACGTATTATTGAAGAAGGTGAATATAGGCAGGATCGAACTGGAACAGGAACATATAGCATATTTGCTCCTCCTCAGCTACGCTTTGATTTGAGTGATAATACATTCCCATTATTAACTACTAAGAAAGTTTTTACTCGAGGAGTGATTTTAGAGTTACTTTGGTTTGTCGCAGGATCTACTGATGGTACGAAGCTTTCTGCACAAGGTGTGAAAATCTGGGAAGGTAATGGTTCCAGGGAATATCTGGACTCTCTTGGCTTAACTGATAGACGGGAGGGTGATTTGGGCCCAGTTTATGGTTTCCAATGGAGGCACTTTGGGGCAAAATACAAGACATGTGATGACGATTATACAGGTCAGGGTGTAGACCAACTAAAAGAAGTAATTCAGAAGCTGAAGAATAATCCATACGACCGTAGAATCATCTTGTCAGCATGGAACCCTCCTGATTTCCCAAGCATGGCGCTTCCTCCATGCCACGTATTTTCACAGTTTTATGTGAGCTTTCCTAAGGAAGAAGGAGCAAAGCCAAAGTTGTCATGTCAGATGTATCAGCGGTCCTGTGATATGGGTCTAGGTGTGCCTTTTAATATTGCATCCTATGCACTTTTAACAAAAATGATAGCCATGGTTTGTGATATGGAACCTGGTGAGTTTATACACACTATGGGTG
It encodes:
- the GIP4 gene encoding protein phosphatase regulator GIP4 (Syntenic homolog of Ashbya gossypii ADR360W; Syntenic homolog of Saccharomyces cerevisiae YAL031C (GIP4)); translated protein: MFSKPGAIWPAPLKGGVNLDSIDARYIECRCALLKLNEIVRVVNLLKKSAVKAPPGKTIIPLMNFVLALCQGPTFNVSPVLKKRLQLLSQFKLIKLTEVPIVNLTAPLELANELLPVETDMAIFKEKLYDSELQSKILDSLSQITKNCIGIYGKKIRYVLTQRDKFRHEDVSERAITSEESPIGEFLQPTEITLGLEFAALVSNRNFDSTERSLQKLTIQVLGKFAAYLKEKEYPRIDQYTLELKRFSRTKPGYYSEAMARLPYWGHSMHRMFAMLLRIKYLMDITQAILRQAFLPNKDYFNDNITLMFCENLYQFRLMTDALEDACSDDTIFSNNVTEMLTKYHYITEQIKVQFSSVIDTYKKQVQSTVNEMKIIMKLVEEFHSRWKNLHDKDNSKDYSKLCDLSPKELAKKVNEKYEKDKLTFESVMADRIRKKAIVTDLIYKPDEYDDESSDSDSDSEDDDSHREEYAECCSPHLPCGRSIMDLFNQSPKHLIKNGYYALQSPTAPDMVAKLSAQLVPKTPREYDPEEAISPRWIFEDKNYCRSRTLSPPLSAKIPSSPECGRRRSNSAQACRPQAKSAQAAKRSHSLQSAPSPDNKNHPRSPIRMTDTKYASKSAQLKRYKNTSPHIIRLKRPKTAATEKQSCSSFAKYHRDPISARGQVSLDEALIGSASTDSSFNDGSISTKSPEVLKSAMSGRSCKSASSSKSRCTLKKVRFVGVPPPTPEDVKCKGSPSFHHVSATTQPTKLKASAILNEGYRFCHNLREKGATKRVTVRPKKDTNAVSASTENDSESVISAGHFTAKLMSKLIG
- the PRP45 gene encoding mRNA splicing protein PRP45 (Syntenic homolog of Ashbya gossypii ADR361W; Syntenic homolog of Saccharomyces cerevisiae YAL032C (PRP45)); its protein translation is MSTKSFTSLLPEPKNINTNNEIEAIRSLPSSNEPKGDDILVSVAEQNIASEVSFQDFIPIRQRDFDINIPLPSDASVNETYVKTKAFFDTLINTKLRAAGDNRKTHDSIDESIKVQGGFGNQENERIVRVVDHVSDPLQPSHMKIKKVLAKPSEEPPAPILHKSDARLSKEERDKWEIPAAVSSWKNPNGYTIGLDKRVAMDGRYTESEMGGHELSERFVELAEALDFADKKARKELAEKAEARKQLAELESREKEEKLRKLAQKAREERERSRYQRNQKNMGPEVEASRREYERNQKMQQMDKEVRLSKLSTADKLRALAHAQGRDVSEKVILGAAKSSDAPEVHYDARLFTRGANAAAKRSEDQTYDTPLFSQRDLGSRFISAKFTKAETTIEKTISSIKEDVRFDELHGKRSRAGSENSSEMDHKNDDDSKVYGLQVKKHKS
- the POP5 gene encoding RNA-binding protein POP5 (Syntenic homolog of Ashbya gossypii ADR362C; Syntenic homolog of Saccharomyces cerevisiae YAL033W (POP5)), with product MVRLKCRYILFEILYPPMELNESYDELGLNSSNDILLAHHRTSSPVITNKTIMQELHRILQINFGDFGVGRAKYLLNMKYFSNKTSTGILRCSRDDYQLIIIALTLIKKIDTVSNLIINPVKVSGTIKKVENYAIYRNKKLCSKTYSPTMLSEFKNISGDDAND
- the UFE1 gene encoding Ufe1p (Syntenic homolog of Ashbya gossypii ADR220W; Syntenic homolog of Saccharomyces cerevisiae YOR075W (UFE1)), translating into MPDLTHLFNRYVEVIKETENTHEATQWSEDVEKRKQLRGKFRVEDSFIKECYELLKHIFELKKVILSLEKSYMSEVEMSEKEKDDFDVEARLQLQQYIEKLKYLERYEMKRQNLMESKALIDTATDLFGLLSGKSKEINEFHKTNNQFRNGVLQSVGMWLSKTSMQLSQMQRARLHRQQELDSIDFNAQLYMRANQIASVAQTPAIETTKHEIKQYEDTMSMLSQQQIQELETEHEELLNQKTKELMKVQKLSKTVMEVASLQNELATHLQVQTENINTLLYNNEDVTLDIQQGNRQLRKAQERGGKSALMIIYMSIIFGLLILFLDYIN
- the CDC21 gene encoding thymidylate synthase (Syntenic homolog of Ashbya gossypii ADR219C; Syntenic homolog of Saccharomyces cerevisiae YOR074C (CDC21)) produces the protein MEKPNYAEKQYLDLCARIIEEGEYRQDRTGTGTYSIFAPPQLRFDLSDNTFPLLTTKKVFTRGVILELLWFVAGSTDGTKLSAQGVKIWEGNGSREYLDSLGLTDRREGDLGPVYGFQWRHFGAKYKTCDDDYTGQGVDQLKEVIQKLKNNPYDRRIILSAWNPPDFPSMALPPCHVFSQFYVSFPKEEGAKPKLSCQMYQRSCDMGLGVPFNIASYALLTKMIAMVCDMEPGEFIHTMGDAHIYSDHVDALREQISRVPRNFPKLYIKRQVTDIDDFKYEDFEIKDYNPHGKIQMKMSV